The Paramisgurnus dabryanus chromosome 24, PD_genome_1.1, whole genome shotgun sequence genome contains the following window.
ATATTCCACCGGCACGCAACAAGGAGAGCGATCCACGGTATTGCCGTTCTGAATGTGGCTGATCAGGAGGATGACGTGGCTGTTGCTGCTCGTGCTTATAGGGAAAGTGCAGGTCCCTTCGCAGTTATTGATCTTGGCCGTGGTAGGTTGAATGAAGTATTTCCTCAAGGACACGATCAAGGACTGTATTCGACAATGTTTGGGGGCCGTCGAGCCGTCCTCATTCGCTCTGGTTGCCCTCTGGGCCCGTTCCACTTCCCAGATGCCGAGTACTGTCTGCAGCGCCTTCAGCAGCAGGACGGACCTGTACTGGGCTTCTTTATGCTCtgtagttactaaaaaataaaagtaattagtaaaaaatagaatagaataaaacCGGTATTAAACTTTATTATAGTTCATATAGAAGGAACTCGGAAGGGTTGAAGTATGGTCCACTATTTACGCACGCGAGTGTCGGCGTACAGTGCGCGCGACGcaattttcgtcatcagaagagtgcagccggatttttattttatgaaaaaaaaaatgttaagcgaTTATAATTCTTACCTTTTGTTTTTGATTGGCATAAAAAAGTTAACGTTTGCTTTCAATGTAAGCTAACCTCTTATAATTCCCCTCTggcttttattttattcttttttttaagtaattattattttttcctttCCTTTTAGTTTTTGATTCATGTTTGATATTGTTACAAATAAGTACATGATACAATTTTGTAAGTCTTTAGAAATTGTTGAATAAAAAAGAAACTCCGCGTACATTGTATGCCTAGGCCAGGagtacaggagaatgtagtacgAATGCGCATGCGTCGAATGTCGGCGTCTAcacgtacgagtcaaataaactatactttgcaaggctgtgcgttcaACCGCGCTCGTAAGTTCACATACACgtaaaaaaacagactatactccggGCTTCAGGTTCATTAATCAAACTTAAAGAGCATTTTGTCCCAAAAAAGTCAATGAAAAAGCACATTGTGACTAGGGTTATTTAACTACAGTAGATCATATCGAAATAAATGCATTACTCACCTGCTTCACCATCCTTTCCCTCTGAAGGAAGAGCACTCATTTCACTTAATCTCTGCAGCCTGTCAATCATCTTCTGTCCCGCCTCCTCCTTTTTCACCTGAGCCATGGCTTCGTCCAATCTCAGTCTGAGCACAGAAAGCAAAGAAGGCTCCAGGTTCAGCTCCACGTGGTGTGTCTGCAGTATTTGCTTGTGCTTTGGGAAGAGAAATACGGTTGGAGTGGAGGAATTCATCAGGCCTGAAAGAAGAGACTGCGGGGACGACCCTCCAAGCGTCAAAGGTGGCAGGGAGTGAAGTGTTTCTAAGGAGACTCCGCTCTCCTCTTCCTGAGATTCCGGTGGCTCCTTTTGGGGAAGGACGTCCATCAAGAACTTCTGCAGCTCGCACaggaaaataaatgttttggatGGGGGAAGAGAGCTGGAAGGTTGTTGATCCACAGGAATTCTGGGgataaataaaacattgtttaaacaatagaaaccatcacagaaattctattggATTTAATGGGAATTTAATTGGTTGTAATGGGAACTATAATGGTCTCTGTGGGTCTCTACTGCTATGTGATGGGTTCTATTGGTGGGGGCATTAAATTTGACTGGAATAAGGAATTTTGTAGTGGTTtaaatggtaaaagctaattgtattttaatgaaaaCGATTcaaatttctgtgatggtttctatagttttttcagcagggtagaAACGTAGCTAAATGGGagtcaaacatttatttttaatacaattgtaatttaataaaaaaattgcattatGGGATACAGAGTTGTGCGTATCGTGCCGTTTAACATTTTGCCAaatgtacaataaaaaaatgattcattcaatgtacttaaatttttaaggtaagttgTTCCTTTCCATTTATTTaagctatatttttaaaaaatgtagcttaaataaattgattgcaaccacttaacttaaaaaatgttaGTAAATCGAATGAATCATTCTGGATATTCCATGCATACagaaaaattgcatcgcttttCAGTCTATCTATATCACATCACAAGATTCAAGTCACCATTTTAAACCTCACGCAGGTGCATCACATACCCATGGTATTTTAAATGAGCTGTTCCTTCAGCAATGAAAAGCATCATTGGCCTCATTGTGGTGTTGCTTTCATCCACCGTCCTCATCAAGACTTTCTGTACCTCAGACAAACTTGGTTTCTTCCCTACAATGAAGATAAAACAGTTAAAATGGGCTTTAATGGGGACAAACCAGCTTTGAAAGCATCTATATAATGAGAAATATCTTACCATCAGCTTTCAATGGTTCAACTTTCAGTCTCAGTTTCAAGTGAGCATGCATATGAGACTCCCTCTGTCCTCCGGTAAGGACGAAAAAACGTGTGCTCTCCGAAATGCAAACCgtctgaaagagagagagagaaaaaaatccaaAGAAAATATAACATAAGCATTTGTGTAGTAATATATGCTTGGAGGAAACTCAACACTAAGACTTTAATGGTGAGAATAACAGTATAGATGACATCACAAAGTGACCTCTGTATCTGCATATAATTCACTTTATAGAAATACCAACATATATTATAAAAGTATAGTATTAAGTGCTAGAAATCATCATGATAGTAACCTGTGTAACTGGGTGAAGAAAATGACCGTCGAATTTAATAGTCAACCCATCTGCCTTGGATTCCACATTAAACAGGAGCATCATGGAAGCAGGGCTGGTGGGTCGGGTATACCTTGGGAATTTGAGGGTCAA
Protein-coding sequences here:
- the amh gene encoding muellerian-inhibiting factor gives rise to the protein MLMQARVWLMLLLCSTGSYGATVGHTERGDIQATSGQSNGKGDEAEVGDVSGRVIVKPIGPPAHSTHTTEEIACNDDQPAYHHAVDDFVSALNDVREAGSPDFKRLGLCSQHDAVPNFQYLTESEHRQQKGLKGAQATEVDIWEGDKEGEIILTLKFPRYTRPTSPASMMLLFNVESKADGLTIKFDGHFLHPVTQTVCISESTRFFVLTGGQRESHMHAHLKLRLKVEPLKADGKKPSLSEVQKVLMRTVDESNTTMRPMMLFIAEGTAHLKYHGIPVDQQPSSSLPPSKTFIFLCELQKFLMDVLPQKEPPESQEEESGVSLETLHSLPPLTLGGSSPQSLLSGLMNSSTPTVFLFPKHKQILQTHHVELNLEPSLLSVLRLRLDEAMAQVKKEEAGQKMIDRLQRLSEMSALPSEGKDGEAVTTEHKEAQYRSVLLLKALQTVLGIWEVERAQRATRANEDGSTAPKHCRIQSLIVSLRKYFIQPTTAKINNCEGTCTFPISTSSNSHVILLISHIQNGNTVDRSPCCVPVEYNDLWVIQLESQGTNLSCKTNMVATRCECR